From one Vicia villosa cultivar HV-30 ecotype Madison, WI unplaced genomic scaffold, Vvil1.0 ctg.000032F_1_1_3, whole genome shotgun sequence genomic stretch:
- the LOC131622586 gene encoding uncharacterized protein LOC131622586: MMECNKDEAVRAKEIAERKFSEREYIGAKKFAIKAQSLYPDLEDVPQFLTTIDIYISAENKVSGEMDWYGILGVSPFADEETVRKQYRKLALTLHPDKNKSLGAEGAFKLVSEAWSLLSDKTKRLEYNQKRSLKGFQHNTPNRGHPSAAPSSNSYYHFKKNASSNVRTGNNNARAPATSVPPPQKKAETFWTICNRCRTHYEYLRVYLNHTLLCPNCNEAFVAVERGPPPNVFKPSSSPSSHQQHQNSRRHPGTNNSNHLWGSQSRMAGFGSTDGSSSVAAQAASVVQKASEKVKREGAPSIAEWERIQMSKRADGSMKKRRTDDMRTNGYPGYMANHMAMGHGAAGLGSFSESGKVNMEKERIYGFSGLSSKHNSTRELSMFELRNMLVNKARNEIRKKLEEWKLRAEAKIINKNKENKRHKNMLNDKTTGSENYKESNVNGNKHVGIGSLPATSDDTVKSQAYVTINVPDPDFHNFDLDRAESSFAEDQVWAAYDDDDGMPRYYARIHKVISIKPFRMRISWLNSRNNTELGPIDWVGSGFYKTCGDFRTGKHEVTESLNSFSHKVRWTKGNRGVVRIFPGRGEVWALYRNWSPDWNEHTPDEVIHKYDMVEVLDDFSEEQGISVTPLVKFPGFRTVFRRHQDQNEVKRIPKEEMFRFSHQVPNHLLSGQEAHNAPIGCRELDPAATPLDLLQIETEANETAGNVKKA, from the coding sequence ATGATGGAGTGCAACAAAGATGAGGCAGTTAGGGCCAAAGAAATAGCAGAGAGGAAATTTTCTGAAAGGGAATATATTGGTGCGAAGAAGTTTGCTATTAAGGCTCAAAGTTTGTATCCTGATTTGGAGGATGTTCCCCAGTTTTTGACTACTATTGACATTTATATATCTGCTGAGAACAAAGTAAGCGGAGAGATGGATTGGTATGGTATACTTGGAGTGAGCCCCTTTGCTGATGAAGAGACTGTTAGAAAGCAGTACAGGAAGTTAGCGCTCACCCTTCATCCTGACAAAAACAAGTCTTTAGGTGCAGAGGGTGCATTTAAACTGGTTTCAGAGGCATGGAGTTTGTTATCAGATAAGACAAAGAGATTAGAATATAACCAGAAGAGGAGTTTGAAAGGCTTCCAACATAATACTCCCAACCGTGGGCATCCATCAGCAGCGCCTAGTTCAAATAGTTATTATCATTTTAAGAAGAATGCATCTTCAAATGTGAGGACTGGGAATAATAATGCGAGGGCGCCTGCAACTTCTGTTCCTCCTCCCCAGAAAAAGGCTGAAACCTTTTGGACTATCTGTAATCGGTGCAGGACACATTATGAATATCTCAGAGTTTATTTGAATCACACCCTTTTATGTCCCAACTGTAATGAAGCTTTTGTGGCTGTAGAGAGGGGTCCTCCTCCCAATGTTTTTAAGCCGTCAAGTTCGCCCTCCTCGCATCAGCAGCACCAAAATTCTCGACGTCATCCAGGAACTAATAATTCAAACCATCTGTGGGGTTCCCAGTCCAGAATGGCTGGTTTTGGTAGCACAGATGGATCGTCATCTGTTGCCGCCCAAGCTGCAAGTGTTGTGCAGAAGGCAAGTGAGAAAGTGAAGAGAGAAGGAGCACCGTCAATTGCTGAATGGGAGAGGATTCAAATGTCTAAGAGGGCTGATGGTTCTATGAAGAAAAGGAGGACAGATGATATGCGCACTAATGGTTATCCAGGATATATGGCAAATCATATGGCTATGGGACATGGAGCAGCAGGCTTGGGCAGTTTCTCTGAATCAGGAAAGGTTAACATGGAAAAAGAAAGGATTTATGGTTTTTCAGGTCTTTCAAGCAAGCATAATAGCACGCGAGAGTTGTCAATGTTTGAGTTACGAAACATGTTGGTAAATAAGGCACGGAATGAAATTCGTAAGAAACTTGAAGAATGGAAGTTAAGGGCTGAAGCTAAGATTATCAACAAGAACAAAGAGAATAAGAGACACAAAAATATGCTTAATGACAAAACAACTGGTTCAGAGAATTATAAAGAGTCCAATGTTAATGGTAATAAGCATGTTGGTATTGGTTCTTTACCCGCCACATCTGATGATACAGTTAAGAGCCAAGCCTATGTTACAATCAATGTTCCGGATCCTGATTTTCACAATTTTGACTTGGATAGAGCTGAAAGTTCCTTTGCAGAGGATCAGGTCTGGGCTGCTTATGATGACGATGATGGAATGCCTAGATATTATGCTAGAATTCACAAGGTGATCTCCATTAAACCATTTAGAATGCGAATCAGTTGGCTTAACTCTCGAAACAACACTGAATTGGGCCCAATAGATTGGGTAGGTTCTGGTTTTTATAAAACTTGTGGGGATTTCAGGACTGGAAAGCATGAAGTAACTGAATCATTAAATTCATTTTCACACAAGGTTAGGTGGACAAAAGGCAACAGAGGAGTTGTGCGCATCTTTCCAGGTAGGGGAGAAGTCTGGGCACTTTATAGAAACTGGTCACCTGATTGGAATGAACATACTCCTGATGAAGTGATACATAAGTATGACATGGTAGAGGTGCTTGATGATTTCAGTGAAGAGCAAGGTATATCAGTCACTCCCCTTGTTAAGTTTCCTGGCTTTAGGACAGTATTTCGAAGGCACCAGGACCAGAATGAGGTTAAGAGGATTCCTAAAGAGGAGATGTTCCGATTCTCTCATCAGGTTCCTAATCACTTGCTTAGTGGGCAAGAAGCTCATAATGCTCCAATAGGCTGTCGAGAGTTGGATCCAGCAGCTACTCCTTTAGATCTCCTTCAGATAGAAACGGAAGCTAACGAGACAGCAGGTAATGTTAAGAAAGCCTGA